GGTAAATCTCGAAGTGGCCGGTGGCGGGCCATTGCTCGTAATCCTGCCACTGGAGGAGGTTCTGGCCGTCTGCGGCAGTGACTTCGGGCATGATGATGCAGCCGGGGTTGGAAAGCGGGCTGTTGTTGCCGCAAGAGTCCTGGGCGGTGACGAGGAAGCACCAGCGCTGGTTGGTGCCTGGCAGTGGAATGATTAAGCTGAATTCATCGGCAGGAAGCGTGGCTGTCAGCGTGGGATCAGTGATTCCCATCGGTTTTTGCCAGATTTGGTATTGCGCCACATCCGTTGCGGGTGACGGTTGCCATAGAAGCTCCACCGTTTCGTTGGGCTGATCAACAGAAGCCGAAACCAGCGCGGGCGCTGCGGGAGAGCGGCTATCGAGCGCACGTTCGGTGGCGTCATTCGATGATGAAACCAGCGCTACCGTTGAATCCGCCACGGCCTCGATGCGGTAGGTGTGCAGCGAGGTGCAGGTGAGGCCGCTGTCGGTGTAGGTTTGCGCGGTGGTGGAATCGAAAAGTGCTCCATCGCGGAAGATGCGGTAAACGGCCACCGGCCAGCCCTGGTAGGCATTCCAGGCCAGTTCGATGCGCTCGTTGGCGGGTGTGGCCGTGAGCAAAATGGTGCGGTGAATTTGCGAAAATGCACTGGCATTGCCGCAACTGTCAAGCGTTTGCAGCCGGTATTCGTAGCTGGAATCTGTGGTCATTGCCGTCAAATCAGCATAATTCAAATTTGTAATTCCCGAAGCAATGATTTGCCACGAACCTGCGCCTTTTCGCCAAACAATATAAGAAGCGGCATCTGCCGAAACCGAGGCGTTAAACTCAATTAAAACTTCGCCCGTGGGTTCTACTGTAACCCTTGCCAATCCTGGCGCTTCAGGCAAATTGTCTTCATAGGCACGGACAGTATCTTCATTTGAATAACTGATTAATGCTGTGTCATTATTTAATGTTAAAATGCGATAAAAATAAAGTGTATCGCAAATTATATTGCTGTCAATAAATGTACTTTCATTTGAATTTAGTAATTGTAAAACATCCCAGTTTCCGGTGGTTTTTCTTTGCAATTCATAGTTCCAATTTTCAAAACCTGAATAATGGTTCCAGGCAATGTTATTTGCAGCATTCTGTGCGGTGGCCTGTAGTCGCACCACCGTGTGCGTGTCAGAGGGCGAGCTTTCATTTCCGCAACTGTCCATTGTTGTAATATAATAGCTGTAATTATTTTGTGAAGGAGCAAGTCCTGTTTTATTAAAATTTAAAACCGGATCAATATTATTAAACAATGAATCTGTTTTTAAAAAACCGGTTCCGTTTACGTTTTGATATAAATAATAACCCTTTCTATTGTTTTCTAAAACGGGGATAAATTGCACATCAACGGCATCCGGGCCGCTGACGGAGGCCACCTGCAACTGCGGGGCTGCGGGCGGAATGGTATCGAAGGCGGTGCCCCAAACCGAATCGGACGCGGTAATTAAATTATAGTTGTAATTGTGCCCGAAAAGCTGCCAGGCATAGTCATGGCCGCAGCGCAAAGTGGAATCAATAAACGAAGAATCGGTGGGGCCAAATACCGCCAAAGTCTGGTAAGGTTGCCCGTCAATGCTGCGCCTCAGCTCGTATTGCTGTATCGGAAAGCCTTCATAATAAGACCAATAAATCTCCGCATTTAAATTTCGGTTATTAAACTCTAAATTAATGGGGCGGTGCGTTTCGCGGTTTTCGCCCTCGGCCACGCACACGTTGTACACCACTATTTTATAATAATGGCGTGTGGAGCGCGTGTCAATTCCCTGGTGCAAATAATTAGTTTGGTTCAGGTCCGTAACATCGTCCAGCAGCGTGAAAGGCCCGGCAGCACTGAACGTTCCGTGATAAAGGAAATATCCGCGCACAAAAGTATCGGCCACATTTGCCCGCTCCCATTCCACCAAAATATCGCCCGAAATGTCATCCGTCCGCTCCACCGTGGCGCGCACCATCGTGGCCGTATCCGGCTCCGGATATACCCAGGGCGCAATGCAAACCGTATCTGAAAATGCCGAAAACCCGCTTTGCGTGTCCAGCGCTTCTATCCTAAAACAATAATTTGTATTAATTAAAACATTGCTATCAGTATAATTATTAAAATTTGAATTAATGGTTTCGATTGGAGAAAAACCGCCCGTGTCCATTTTCCAAATTCTGTATGCATCCACGCCCTGCGGCAGGTCTGCGTAGGCATTCCAGCTAACGTTTATCAGCGGCACACAGGCTCCGGTGGTGGCTTCCGCGTTCATTGTCCGGTCCGTATCCGAGGGCGCTGACTGCATCACGCTGCTGCACGTGTCCGTTTGGATTATGTAATAACTATACGTTTGAATTTTAGGATTAACATTATTATCCACATAAAAAGAATCGGTTGTGGAATTTAATAACACAAACCCGCTGCCGTCATCTTTCCATATTTCAAAACTATGTGGGTTTTTGGTTTTAGAAGCAAACCAGTTTAATTCAATTGTTTGGTTTAATAATACCGAAGCAGATTTTAAAACGGGCGCTACAGGCGGAATGGTGTCTAAGGGGGTGAGCGTAATGGTGTTAGAAAACGAGGTGTCGCTGCCCGAAATCGCGAATACACGGTAATCGCTGCTCACTTCGCAGGTAATTGGGGTGTCGGTAAAAAAGGTGTCAACGGGCGTGGCGAGGCTTGTCCAGCCGGTGCCATCTGACTTTTGGAGAACGTAACCGGAAATTGGCAGCCCGCGGTAAGGATGCCAGTTGAGATAATTGGCTGATTGCCCGCCCTCACCGGTTAAAATAATAATGCAAAAAGTATCGGACGAGGTTTCATTGAGGCAGGAATCGAGGGAAAAAACCGCGTAACAAAGCGGTCCGTTAAAGCTGCTTAAAGTATCATAAAAAACAAAGGAACCGCCAGGCGCGGTAAACGGAATTTGCCCGGCAGAAACCGTGGTATCATGCTGCATTCGCCTGATGTCATAAGCATAAATATCCAGCGAATCGGCCCCGGAAAAGTCCAGCTTTACAACATTGCTATCAATGAGCGTGGCAAACCCAAGCAGAGGCGCATCGGCCGGAATCGTATCAAGCGCCTGGTTGGTAGCGGTGTTGGAATAAGAAAAATAAACCGAATCGCTTTCTGCCTTTATTCGATAAGTGACTGCATAATTGCAGGGCGCAGGCATTTTTGTCCATGTCGTATCGGTGCCCGGAACGGTATCAATATTTATCCAATTGTTTCCCCGCAATTCCTGTATGATATAATGCGTGGTGCTGCGGCCTTGGTAGGGTGTCCAAGTTAGGTCGTGGATAAGCTGGCCTATGTTGAAGGTGAGGCTAACCGGGGAATAAACAGTGGCAGAATCTGATACTTCGCCACAGGCTAAGAGGCGCTCTAAATAATAGAAATGTTTTTTATTAGCTGTATTGATATTTTCATGAAGAAACGTGGACTGCGTAAATGGAATGCTGTCAGCCAGTACTAAAAAACTAGTGCTATCGTGGTGGCGGTAATAAAGCCGGTAGTGCGAAACAAAGTTATTTTCCAATGAATCGGGAGGCCAGGTGAGCAGAACCTTGCCCTCCGAAGAAGATGTGGAATCTACGGTTGTATGGAAACTTTGGGGGGAATTATAAAACTCATCCGGGGTAATTTTAATATTCACCGTATCAAAAGCAGCACAGCCACTTGAGTCCGTAATCCGTACCCAATAATTGCCTTCTTCATGCACCCAGGTTTGCTGTACCGTATCGAAGTTGGACCAGTAATAAACGCTGTGGCCTGTATCTGCTTTCAGTTGCACACTATCGCCCCGGCAAAAAATGGTGGTGGTATCTGCATCAATTTCTGTCGGGAAAAAACATTCTGTGAACTTTACCAGGAAAGCATCAGTAGTTCCTCCCTGCATCACCGTTTGAAAAGCACCTGATGTAACCGGGAAATCATCCCGTGTACTCCCAGTAAGATATAGGCTTTTCATAAGAGGATTGTAATCAATCCCATACCCATAAGTGCCGTAATAGGCACCAGAATAATAACTTGCATAATGCCGGTTGCCGCTATAATCCAGTTCAAGAATAAATGCTGAACTGGATGCAGATAAATTAGTTTGGAACGAATGCTTAGTGACCGGA
The Bacteroidia bacterium genome window above contains:
- a CDS encoding SBBP repeat-containing protein: MPFFFKLLCFFSLSLVLAGSLGAAAQGFQGTSSLGFIQNQGQLTDTDGRPTPDILFQANLNDQTIYLRKTGISYVLSHYEEMASQEANRDNIYKDEDDNPKVKMQLHRVDVDFLGANPGSVVYGEDLAGPYFNYYYPHCPDGIEQVPSFKKIIYKGLYPHVDLVFYFSEEDGAQGLKYDFIVHPGGDIRKIRMKYTGAENIFIDDAGRLNALTTLGSIVEHSPVAYQGKNQVECLFKLAGEVLIFKVGDFDPDSPLTIDPFVRIWATFIGGSSSENGAGVVSDSMGNAFVTGSTQSIDFPSTTGAFQTSKIFGPDRDGFITRFDSSGSLLWSTYYGATDNTQFLDIDIYNSSELYICGYAGNGFPTLNAFQGSNPGLRSGVLLKFTANGTRLWATYLGGSGYDHLYSLVVGNSGDVYVTGQTTSPNFPISTGAFRDSITGTGDGIAFKFSNNGSRLWSTYLGGGLANDLDVGMEDDIYITGSTQNRSSFPVTTNAYQPSLMGTQNAFVIILDSSGAQRYGSFLGNYSTSLLPHISVNENGEYFHAGSYRNDSFPVSQNGLLRTPGNNNSNLYVIKFSTSHTFLWGSYFGLGLFWDLKAKGGKVVATGVVNTLTFPVTKHSFQTNLSASSSAFILELDYSGNRHYASYYSGAYYGTYGYGIDYNPLMKSLYLTGSTRDDFPVTSGAFQTVMQGGTTDAFLVKFTECFFPTEIDADTTTIFCRGDSVQLKADTGHSVYYWSNFDTVQQTWVHEEGNYWVRITDSSGCAAFDTVNIKITPDEFYNSPQSFHTTVDSTSSSEGKVLLTWPPDSLENNFVSHYRLYYRHHDSTSFLVLADSIPFTQSTFLHENINTANKKHFYYLERLLACGEVSDSATVYSPVSLTFNIGQLIHDLTWTPYQGRSTTHYIIQELRGNNWINIDTVPGTDTTWTKMPAPCNYAVTYRIKAESDSVYFSYSNTATNQALDTIPADAPLLGFATLIDSNVVKLDFSGADSLDIYAYDIRRMQHDTTVSAGQIPFTAPGGSFVFYDTLSSFNGPLCYAVFSLDSCLNETSSDTFCIIILTGEGGQSANYLNWHPYRGLPISGYVLQKSDGTGWTSLATPVDTFFTDTPITCEVSSDYRVFAISGSDTSFSNTITLTPLDTIPPVAPVLKSASVLLNQTIELNWFASKTKNPHSFEIWKDDGSGFVLLNSTTDSFYVDNNVNPKIQTYSYYIIQTDTCSSVMQSAPSDTDRTMNAEATTGACVPLINVSWNAYADLPQGVDAYRIWKMDTGGFSPIETINSNFNNYTDSNVLINTNYCFRIEALDTQSGFSAFSDTVCIAPWVYPEPDTATMVRATVERTDDISGDILVEWERANVADTFVRGYFLYHGTFSAAGPFTLLDDVTDLNQTNYLHQGIDTRSTRHYYKIVVYNVCVAEGENRETHRPINLEFNNRNLNAEIYWSYYEGFPIQQYELRRSIDGQPYQTLAVFGPTDSSFIDSTLRCGHDYAWQLFGHNYNYNLITASDSVWGTAFDTIPPAAPQLQVASVSGPDAVDVQFIPVLENNRKGYYLYQNVNGTGFLKTDSLFNNIDPVLNFNKTGLAPSQNNYSYYITTMDSCGNESSPSDTHTVVRLQATAQNAANNIAWNHYSGFENWNYELQRKTTGNWDVLQLLNSNESTFIDSNIICDTLYFYRILTLNNDTALISYSNEDTVRAYEDNLPEAPGLARVTVEPTGEVLIEFNASVSADAASYIVWRKGAGSWQIIASGITNLNYADLTAMTTDSSYEYRLQTLDSCGNASAFSQIHRTILLTATPANERIELAWNAYQGWPVAVYRIFRDGALFDSTTAQTYTDSGLTCTSLHTYRIEAVADSTVALVSSSNDATERALDSRSPAAPALVSASVDQPNETVELLWQPSPATDVAQYQIWQKPMGITDPTLTATLPADEFSLIIPLPGTNQRWCFLVTAQDSCGNNSPLSNPGCIIMPEVTAADGQNLLQWQDYEQWPATGHFEIY